One genomic region from Homalodisca vitripennis isolate AUS2020 chromosome 6, UT_GWSS_2.1, whole genome shotgun sequence encodes:
- the LOC124364336 gene encoding putative defense protein Hdd11-like isoform X2: MQTLAMVLWTTKILLEAKSQEDELWDPWADNCESMVPCNLTEPQTDLMPYVVTLNRPYINSDQAVYVYIRTLAPLSFQGFMIQARDDKTGQAVGEFDTDNRKISVINCFGRPDSTAMHADNSPKTEVTARWAPEDDNDATVTF; the protein is encoded by the exons ATGCAAACTCTAGCGATGGTTTTGTGGACAACAAAAATCCTTCTCGAGGCCAAGAGTCAAGAAGATGAACTGTGGGATCCTTGGGCAGACAACTGCGAGTCCATGGTCCCCTGTAACCTGACCGAACCCCAGACCGACCTCATGCCCTACGTAGTTACTCTCAACAGACCATACATCAACAGCGATCAGGCGGTGTACGTCTATATAAGAACACTAGCTCCACTCAGTTTCCAGGGGTTCATGATTCAGGCTCGGGACGACAAGACCGGTCAGGCTGTCGGGGAGTTCGACACAGACAACAGGAAGATCAGCGTCATTAATTGCTTCGGTAGACCAGAT AGCACGGCCATGCACGCTGACAATTCCCCCAAGACGGAGGTGACGGCCAGATGGGCGCCCGAGGATGACAATGATGCTACCGTCACATTTTA
- the LOC124364336 gene encoding putative ferric-chelate reductase 1 homolog isoform X1: MQTLAMVLWTTKILLEAKSQEDELWDPWADNCESMVPCNLTEPQTDLMPYVVTLNRPYINSDQAVYVYIRTLAPLSFQGFMIQARDDKTGQAVGEFDTDNRKISVINCFGRPDSTAMHADNSPKTEVTARWAPEDDNDATVTFYVTIAEMVNPLGRFWACQRTKTLQIIK, from the exons ATGCAAACTCTAGCGATGGTTTTGTGGACAACAAAAATCCTTCTCGAGGCCAAGAGTCAAGAAGATGAACTGTGGGATCCTTGGGCAGACAACTGCGAGTCCATGGTCCCCTGTAACCTGACCGAACCCCAGACCGACCTCATGCCCTACGTAGTTACTCTCAACAGACCATACATCAACAGCGATCAGGCGGTGTACGTCTATATAAGAACACTAGCTCCACTCAGTTTCCAGGGGTTCATGATTCAGGCTCGGGACGACAAGACCGGTCAGGCTGTCGGGGAGTTCGACACAGACAACAGGAAGATCAGCGTCATTAATTGCTTCGGTAGACCAGAT AGCACGGCCATGCACGCTGACAATTCCCCCAAGACGGAGGTGACGGCCAGATGGGCGCCCGAGGATGACAATGATGCTACCGTCACATTTTA TGTCACAATTGCTGAAATGGTTAACCCTCTAGGGAGGTTCTGGGCTTGCCAGCGTACGAAAACACTTCAAATTATCAAGTGA